Proteins encoded within one genomic window of Ammonifex degensii KC4:
- the gspE gene encoding type II secretion system ATPase GspE produces MAQNRKKRLGERLVEEGLITREQLEEALKIQARTGELLGQVLVRMGAISEEDLNRVLGISSSATKELQVSPELLKLVPEDLARSRKVFPLKKEGNRLFLLMANPLDITTIDDLRLWTGLEIEPVKAEEREIRALINRHYGLPEVERALEELGVSAEETEIEEALVDRAPIVQLVNSLISGAVDEQASDIHVEPFENEVRVRYRVDGILHEVMRLPRRMAPALVARIKIMANMDIAERRLPQDGRILTRVGGKELDLRVSTFPTIFGEKVVIRLLDKEQLKSFTLENLGFSPQNLATFKNFLHSSYGMVLLTGPTGSGKTTTLYAALAYLNSVEKNIVTVEDPVEYVLEGINQAQVNVKAGATFATYLRSILRQDPDIIMVGEIRDLETAEIAVQAATTGHLVLSTLHTNDAPGALTRLLDMGVEPFMVASSVLGVVAQRLVRTICPRCREPHEPSEPELAFLGKERLNGPIYRGRGCDYCRHTGYRGRVAVHEVLRVSPRLQRLVLNKASTEELRRAALQEGMISLKEDAVSKVLQGITSVAEVMRVLYQEGG; encoded by the coding sequence TTGGCGCAAAACAGAAAAAAGCGCCTCGGCGAGAGGCTCGTAGAAGAGGGCCTCATAACGCGGGAGCAGCTGGAGGAAGCTTTAAAGATCCAGGCCCGCACGGGAGAACTCTTGGGCCAGGTACTGGTGCGCATGGGCGCGATAAGCGAGGAAGACCTCAACCGGGTGCTGGGAATAAGCTCTTCTGCCACCAAGGAGTTGCAGGTATCTCCTGAACTTTTAAAGCTTGTGCCCGAGGACCTGGCTCGCAGCCGCAAGGTTTTCCCCTTAAAGAAAGAAGGAAACCGGCTTTTTCTCCTCATGGCCAACCCGCTGGACATCACCACCATCGACGACCTGAGGCTCTGGACGGGCTTGGAAATCGAGCCGGTGAAGGCCGAGGAGAGGGAAATAAGGGCGCTCATCAACCGCCACTACGGCCTGCCTGAAGTGGAAAGGGCTCTGGAAGAGCTCGGGGTTTCGGCCGAAGAGACGGAGATAGAGGAAGCTTTAGTGGACCGAGCTCCTATTGTGCAGTTGGTCAACTCCCTGATTTCCGGGGCGGTGGACGAGCAGGCCAGCGACATTCACGTGGAGCCTTTTGAAAACGAGGTGCGGGTGCGTTACCGGGTGGACGGCATTTTGCACGAGGTCATGCGCCTCCCGCGCCGTATGGCCCCGGCCCTGGTAGCCCGCATCAAGATCATGGCTAATATGGACATTGCCGAGCGCCGCCTTCCCCAGGACGGCCGCATCCTCACGCGAGTAGGCGGAAAGGAGCTGGATCTTCGGGTTTCCACCTTTCCCACCATCTTCGGGGAAAAGGTGGTAATAAGGCTGCTCGATAAGGAGCAGCTGAAAAGCTTTACCCTGGAAAACCTGGGCTTCTCACCCCAGAACCTGGCCACTTTTAAAAACTTCCTGCACAGCTCCTACGGTATGGTCCTGCTCACCGGCCCCACCGGCTCGGGCAAGACCACTACCCTTTACGCGGCCCTGGCTTATCTCAACAGCGTGGAGAAAAACATTGTCACCGTGGAAGACCCGGTGGAGTATGTACTGGAGGGGATAAACCAGGCGCAGGTGAATGTCAAGGCAGGGGCTACTTTTGCTACCTACCTCCGTTCCATCCTGCGGCAGGATCCGGATATCATTATGGTAGGGGAGATCCGGGACCTGGAGACGGCGGAGATCGCCGTGCAGGCGGCCACCACCGGGCACCTGGTCCTCTCCACCTTACACACCAACGACGCTCCTGGGGCGCTTACCCGCCTTCTGGACATGGGAGTGGAGCCTTTCATGGTAGCCTCTTCGGTTCTGGGGGTGGTGGCGCAGCGCCTGGTGCGCACCATCTGTCCCCGCTGCCGCGAGCCTCACGAGCCTTCCGAACCGGAACTGGCCTTCCTGGGCAAAGAAAGGCTCAACGGCCCTATTTACCGGGGGCGCGGGTGCGATTACTGCCGCCACACCGGCTACCGCGGGAGGGTGGCAGTGCACGAGGTGTTGCGGGTTTCTCCTCGCCTCCAGCGCCTGGTCCTGAACAAGGCTTCCACCGAGGAACTGCGCCGGGCGGCTTTGCAGGAAGGGATGATCTCGCTCAAGGAAGACGCGGTGAGCAAGGTTCTGCAGGGCATCACCTCTGTAGCCGAGGTCATGCGGGTCCTTTACCAGGAAGGAGGCTAA
- the rpoD gene encoding RNA polymerase sigma factor RpoD, giving the protein MSGKENRAERQEYQNEIEQLIEKGRKTGVLTYAEIMDDLQGMDLTPEQIDEIYERLAAEGIDVVPEAQDLGEGELKEERLGGEEETELGIPEGVEIDDPVRMYLKEIGRIPLLTPEEEIELAKRMEQGDEEAKRRLIEANLRLVVSIAKRYVGRGMLFLDLIQEGNLGLIKAVEKFDWRKGYKFSTYATWWIRQAITRAIADQARTIRIPVHMVETINKLVRVSRQLVQELGREPTPEEIAEKMGISPEKVREIMKVAQEPVSLETPIGEEEDSHLGDFIEDQEAQAPAEEASYALLREQLNEVLQSLTPREQKVLRLRFGLDDGRARTLEEVGQKFGVTRERIRQIEAKTLRKLRHPSRSKKLKDYLE; this is encoded by the coding sequence ATGAGCGGAAAGGAGAACCGAGCCGAGCGGCAAGAGTATCAGAATGAAATCGAACAGCTCATCGAGAAGGGCCGGAAAACAGGAGTGCTTACTTACGCGGAGATAATGGACGATCTGCAGGGCATGGATCTCACGCCCGAGCAGATAGATGAGATATACGAGCGCCTGGCAGCGGAGGGGATAGACGTGGTGCCCGAGGCGCAGGATCTGGGAGAGGGAGAACTCAAAGAGGAGAGGCTTGGGGGTGAAGAGGAGACGGAGCTCGGCATTCCGGAAGGGGTAGAGATCGACGACCCCGTGCGCATGTACCTTAAGGAGATCGGGCGCATCCCCCTCCTTACCCCCGAAGAGGAGATAGAGCTGGCTAAGCGCATGGAGCAGGGGGACGAGGAAGCAAAGCGGCGGCTCATCGAGGCCAACCTGCGGCTGGTGGTCTCCATCGCCAAGCGGTACGTGGGCCGGGGAATGCTCTTCCTCGACCTCATCCAGGAGGGCAACCTGGGGCTCATTAAGGCGGTGGAGAAGTTCGACTGGCGCAAAGGATACAAGTTCTCGACCTACGCCACCTGGTGGATCCGGCAGGCCATAACCCGGGCTATCGCCGATCAGGCCCGCACCATCCGCATACCGGTGCACATGGTGGAGACCATCAACAAGCTGGTGCGCGTCTCGCGGCAGCTGGTGCAGGAGCTGGGGCGCGAGCCCACTCCGGAAGAGATTGCCGAGAAGATGGGCATTAGTCCTGAAAAGGTGCGGGAGATCATGAAAGTGGCCCAGGAGCCGGTGAGCCTGGAGACACCCATAGGCGAGGAAGAGGACTCGCACCTGGGGGACTTCATCGAGGACCAGGAGGCGCAGGCTCCGGCAGAAGAGGCTTCCTATGCCCTGCTTCGGGAGCAGCTCAATGAGGTGCTGCAGAGCCTTACCCCCAGGGAGCAGAAGGTGCTGCGGCTGCGCTTTGGCCTGGATGACGGCCGCGCCCGCACCCTGGAGGAAGTGGGGCAGAAGTTTGGCGTCACGCGGGAGCGCATCCGGCAGATAGAGGCCAAGACTTTGCGAAAACTGAGGCATCCCAGCCGCTCAAAGAAGCTCAAGGACTACCTTGAATGA
- the dnaG gene encoding DNA primase: protein MRGYVPPEFVKEVLDRTDIVALVGEYVRLKRQGKNYVGLCPFHAERTPSFTVSPEKQFFYCFGCGVGGDALKFLMLQEKLDFLEALERLALRAGLSLPSQSRDPAWLARRRELEEGEELNRLSLEFFTASLWGERGEPARRYLEERGVSEEIARRFSLGYAPPEEEALLRYLRARGITKEAAVKWGLASRTSAGRVVDRFRGRLIFPIFDPQGKVVGFGGRALVSYLQPKYLNSPETPLFNKRNELYGLYQAKDAIRAAGFAVLVEGYLDAITLHQFGFGYAVASLGTSLTQEQVRLLSRYTGKVYIAYDSDTAGEAATWRGLDILAGAGLEVLVVELPQGKDPDEFLRALGPAAWEASLASALPLLEYKGKKLMAGGLVTARDKLKALRALLPNLACLRTLPEREEGIRLVSRITGLSWEVVRDELLRFTGEEEVTTRLKSDKSAKNKHEALESRACFAAERGLLQALFCRPEILAEVEEAGGEELFTHPPCRAVYSALKEALAAGEDISPTHLASRLPEEALDAAAGILVGEEESPPWKDCLRFLRMNLVRQKRKQLAGKLSLAEARGDEEEVRRCLEELQALVNLERKGGERGNERKGEPSRAARVSE from the coding sequence TTGCGCGGTTACGTGCCGCCGGAATTCGTTAAAGAGGTGCTGGACCGCACCGACATCGTGGCCCTGGTGGGTGAGTACGTTCGCTTGAAACGCCAGGGCAAAAACTACGTAGGGCTCTGCCCCTTCCACGCCGAGCGCACGCCTTCCTTCACCGTCTCGCCAGAAAAACAGTTTTTTTACTGTTTCGGCTGTGGCGTAGGCGGTGACGCCTTAAAGTTTTTGATGCTGCAGGAAAAGCTAGATTTTTTAGAGGCGCTGGAGAGGCTGGCCCTGCGCGCGGGGTTGAGCCTCCCCTCGCAGAGCCGAGATCCCGCCTGGCTGGCCCGCCGCCGGGAGCTGGAGGAGGGCGAAGAACTCAACCGCCTAAGCCTGGAATTCTTCACTGCTTCCCTGTGGGGGGAGAGGGGGGAGCCGGCGCGGCGCTACCTGGAGGAGCGAGGGGTGAGCGAGGAAATAGCCCGGCGCTTTTCCCTGGGCTATGCCCCCCCGGAGGAAGAAGCTCTGCTTCGCTACCTTCGGGCAAGGGGGATAACCAAAGAAGCGGCGGTGAAGTGGGGCCTGGCCTCCAGGACCTCTGCTGGCCGAGTGGTGGACCGCTTCCGCGGAAGGCTCATCTTCCCCATCTTTGATCCGCAGGGTAAGGTAGTGGGATTCGGCGGGCGGGCGCTGGTGTCTTACCTCCAGCCCAAGTACCTCAACTCGCCGGAGACCCCGCTCTTTAACAAGCGAAATGAGCTTTATGGTCTTTACCAGGCCAAGGATGCCATAAGGGCTGCTGGCTTCGCCGTGTTAGTCGAGGGCTACCTCGACGCCATAACTTTACACCAGTTCGGCTTCGGCTATGCAGTGGCCAGCTTGGGCACTAGCCTCACGCAGGAGCAGGTGCGCCTACTTTCCCGCTATACCGGGAAAGTGTACATTGCCTATGACAGCGACACCGCCGGGGAGGCGGCCACCTGGCGGGGGCTTGACATTCTGGCCGGTGCGGGGCTGGAGGTCCTGGTGGTGGAGTTGCCGCAGGGGAAAGACCCGGACGAGTTCCTGCGCGCTCTGGGCCCGGCGGCCTGGGAAGCTAGCTTAGCCTCTGCCCTGCCCCTCCTCGAGTACAAGGGCAAAAAGCTCATGGCCGGGGGCCTGGTAACGGCCCGAGATAAGCTTAAGGCGCTGCGGGCCCTTCTTCCCAACCTGGCCTGCCTGCGCACCTTGCCCGAGCGGGAAGAGGGCATCCGCCTGGTCAGCCGCATAACTGGTCTTAGCTGGGAAGTAGTCCGGGATGAACTCTTACGCTTCACCGGGGAGGAAGAGGTTACCACTCGGCTAAAAAGCGACAAAAGTGCTAAAAATAAGCACGAAGCCCTTGAGTCTCGCGCCTGCTTCGCCGCAGAAAGGGGGCTCTTGCAGGCTCTATTCTGCCGGCCTGAGATCCTGGCGGAGGTAGAGGAGGCGGGCGGGGAAGAGCTCTTCACCCACCCTCCCTGCCGGGCAGTATACTCGGCCCTTAAGGAGGCGCTGGCGGCGGGAGAGGACATATCACCCACGCACTTGGCCAGCCGTCTGCCGGAGGAGGCTTTGGATGCGGCGGCAGGAATTTTGGTAGGGGAAGAAGAAAGTCCACCCTGGAAGGATTGTCTTCGCTTCCTGAGGATGAACTTGGTCAGACAGAAGCGCAAGCAACTGGCCGGGAAGCTCAGCCTGGCCGAGGCCAGAGGAGATGAGGAGGAAGTCAGGCGTTGTCTAGAGGAACTTCAGGCTCTGGTAAATCTCGAGCGGAAGGGAGGGGAAAGAGGAAATGAGCGGAAAGGAGAACCGAGCCGAGCGGCAAGAGTATCAGAATGA
- a CDS encoding deoxyguanosinetriphosphate triphosphohydrolase encodes MGFETRTFWEELEEKILSPYACRSRETRGRRVPEEPCAVRTEFQRDRDRIIHSKSFRRLKYKTQVFLIPEGDHYRTRLTHTLEVTQIARTIARALRLNEDLTEAIALGHDLGHTPFGHTGEQALAEVFPGFKHNEQSLRVVDVLEKGTGLNLTFEVRDGILNHTGPCLPATLEGQIVRLADRIAYINHDIDDALRGGVLRQEDLPRDCLEVLGYRHSERINTMVMDIIRESFGKPEIRMSEPVREAMEKLRSFLFERVYLGSAAKREEGKARYVVQFLFHYFVKHPQHLPVEYQRRIEEFGTERVVADYIAGMTDRYAVTQFANLCLPRGFSVF; translated from the coding sequence TTGGGCTTCGAGACGCGCACCTTCTGGGAAGAACTGGAGGAAAAAATTCTCTCTCCTTATGCCTGCCGCAGCCGGGAGACGCGGGGCAGAAGGGTGCCCGAGGAGCCCTGCGCCGTGAGAACGGAGTTCCAGCGGGACCGCGACCGGATCATCCACAGCAAGAGCTTCCGCCGTCTGAAGTACAAAACCCAAGTCTTCCTCATCCCGGAAGGGGACCACTACCGCACCCGGTTGACCCACACCTTAGAGGTCACCCAGATTGCCCGGACCATAGCCCGGGCCTTGCGGCTGAACGAAGACCTCACGGAGGCCATAGCCCTGGGGCACGACTTGGGGCACACCCCCTTCGGCCACACGGGGGAGCAGGCGCTGGCCGAGGTCTTTCCCGGCTTCAAGCACAACGAGCAGAGCCTCCGGGTGGTGGACGTGCTGGAGAAGGGGACGGGGCTTAACCTTACCTTCGAGGTGCGCGACGGCATACTCAACCACACCGGCCCCTGCCTGCCGGCCACCTTGGAAGGGCAGATAGTGCGGCTGGCCGATCGCATAGCCTATATAAACCACGATATCGACGACGCTTTACGGGGAGGGGTGCTGAGGCAAGAGGACCTGCCGCGCGACTGCCTGGAAGTTCTGGGTTACCGGCACAGCGAGCGCATAAATACCATGGTGATGGACATTATCCGGGAAAGTTTTGGTAAGCCAGAGATAAGGATGAGCGAACCGGTGCGCGAGGCCATGGAGAAGCTCCGCTCCTTCCTTTTCGAGCGGGTTTACCTGGGTTCGGCGGCCAAGCGCGAAGAAGGCAAGGCCCGCTATGTGGTTCAATTTCTCTTCCACTATTTCGTCAAGCATCCCCAGCACCTGCCGGTAGAGTACCAGCGGCGGATAGAGGAGTTCGGCACCGAGCGGGTGGTGGCGGACTACATAGCCGGGATGACCGATCGGTACGCCGTCACCCAGTTTGCCAACCTCTGCCTACCCCGCGGCTTCTCCGTATTTTAA
- the thpR gene encoding RNA 2',3'-cyclic phosphodiesterase, which translates to MQEKWRLFWAVPLPASLRRQLVEVQRELGFSPRSVKWVEEENLHLTVRFLGDTEAGQVDPLREAVAARLTSIKAFSLEVEKLGAFPSLKHPRVIWVGVKAHPSLFLLYQAVEEAVRGLGFAPATQPFSPHITLGRVRERAVVPGDHRWAERSYTFTPFLVDELVLYRSFLTPRGPIYSRVAAVRLSGA; encoded by the coding sequence ATGCAAGAGAAGTGGCGGCTTTTCTGGGCGGTGCCGCTGCCTGCTTCTTTGCGCCGGCAACTGGTAGAGGTGCAGAGGGAGCTCGGCTTTTCCCCCCGTTCGGTGAAATGGGTGGAGGAGGAAAATCTCCACCTCACCGTGCGGTTCCTGGGGGACACGGAGGCCGGGCAGGTAGATCCCTTGCGGGAGGCGGTGGCGGCCCGACTGACGAGCATAAAAGCTTTCTCACTGGAAGTGGAGAAGTTAGGGGCCTTTCCCTCTCTTAAGCACCCGCGCGTCATCTGGGTAGGGGTAAAGGCCCACCCTTCCCTTTTTCTGCTTTACCAGGCGGTGGAAGAAGCGGTGCGGGGCCTGGGCTTCGCTCCGGCGACCCAGCCCTTCTCTCCCCATATCACCCTAGGAAGGGTGAGAGAGAGGGCAGTAGTGCCAGGTGATCACCGCTGGGCGGAAAGAAGCTACACTTTTACACCTTTTTTGGTTGACGAACTGGTACTTTACCGCAGTTTCCTTACCCCCAGAGGGCCGATATACAGCCGGGTGGCCGCGGTCCGCCTTTCTGGAGCTTGA
- the ppsA gene encoding phosphoenolpyruvate synthase produces MGYRFIRWFHELTKEDIPLVGGKGANLGELTQAGIPVPPGFCVTAEAYKHFIEATGLAPKIKEIIASTNVDNLEELMQNTERVRELIKSTPVPPEIEEEIVSAYKELAAGGPEPAVAVRSSATAEDLPEASFAGQQETYLNVRGTAEVVEAVRKCWASLWTARATAYRQAQGFDHFAVYLSAVVQKMIQSERSGVAFTVNPVTGVRDELMINASWGLGEAVVSGAVTPDEYLVDKNTRRIKSKNIASKSVMIVARPDAPSGTVKVEVARHLGPEYVEKQCLSDEEILELTDILLRVEKHYGSPQDIEWGYEKGKFYILQARPVTALDKLKGEEKKEERLGEAKVLVQGMGASPGIASGKVVLVKSFDDITRVKEGSVLVTTMTNPDMVPAMKRAAAIVTDEGGRTCHAAIVSRELGIPCIVGTKNATTVLKEGMEVTVDAVRGVVYEGRVALGTAAPEAKPGSQAIPADIWQELAPVTATKIYMNLGEPEAIARYKDLPFDGIGLMRTEFIFTDHIGAHPIYLLRTGQEKFFIDRLAEGIATVAQAVFPRPVVVRFSDFRTNEFRGLKGGEEVEPVENNPMIGWRGVSRYISPEYEEGFRLECRAMRKVREQYQLTNVWAMLPFVRTTWEVEQVLKIMAEEGLSSNNDFKVWIMAEVPAVIFLADQFCAYVDGFSIGSNDLTQLILGADRDSGILERMGYFDERNPAVTRAIARLIEVAHQHGKTVSICGQGPSVYPELTEFLVRCGIDSVSVNPDMVVRTRRLVASVEKKIILESLRRLK; encoded by the coding sequence GTGGGTTACAGGTTCATACGCTGGTTCCATGAACTCACCAAGGAAGACATACCGCTGGTAGGAGGAAAGGGAGCCAACCTGGGAGAACTAACGCAAGCAGGCATCCCCGTTCCGCCCGGTTTTTGCGTGACCGCCGAAGCCTACAAGCACTTCATCGAGGCGACCGGCCTTGCTCCTAAGATAAAAGAAATCATTGCTTCCACCAACGTGGACAACCTGGAGGAACTCATGCAAAATACGGAGCGCGTGCGGGAACTTATAAAATCCACGCCGGTCCCGCCCGAAATAGAGGAAGAGATCGTTTCTGCCTACAAGGAGCTGGCGGCGGGCGGACCGGAGCCGGCGGTAGCGGTGCGCAGCTCGGCCACTGCTGAGGACCTGCCGGAGGCTTCCTTCGCGGGCCAGCAGGAGACCTACCTCAACGTACGGGGAACGGCAGAAGTGGTGGAGGCCGTTAGGAAATGCTGGGCCTCCCTCTGGACCGCCCGGGCCACCGCCTACCGCCAGGCCCAAGGGTTTGACCACTTCGCCGTTTACTTAAGCGCGGTAGTGCAGAAGATGATCCAGTCGGAGCGCTCTGGCGTAGCCTTCACTGTCAACCCCGTCACCGGCGTCCGGGACGAGCTCATGATCAACGCCAGCTGGGGCCTAGGGGAGGCAGTGGTAAGCGGCGCGGTCACCCCCGACGAGTACCTAGTGGACAAGAACACGCGCCGTATAAAGAGCAAGAACATCGCAAGTAAATCGGTCATGATCGTGGCTCGTCCTGATGCTCCCAGCGGCACGGTCAAGGTGGAGGTGGCCCGGCACCTAGGGCCGGAGTACGTGGAGAAGCAGTGCTTGAGCGACGAGGAAATCTTGGAACTCACCGACATCCTCCTTCGGGTGGAGAAACACTACGGCTCCCCGCAGGACATCGAGTGGGGGTACGAAAAGGGTAAATTCTACATCCTGCAGGCCCGACCGGTGACCGCCCTGGACAAGCTAAAGGGGGAGGAAAAGAAGGAGGAGCGGCTGGGCGAGGCTAAAGTGCTGGTGCAGGGCATGGGGGCTTCTCCCGGCATCGCCTCCGGCAAAGTGGTCCTGGTGAAAAGCTTCGACGACATCACCCGGGTCAAAGAAGGCTCCGTGCTGGTCACCACTATGACCAACCCTGACATGGTGCCGGCCATGAAGCGGGCTGCGGCCATCGTCACCGATGAAGGAGGACGCACCTGCCACGCCGCTATCGTCTCCCGTGAGCTGGGAATACCCTGCATCGTGGGCACCAAGAACGCCACCACGGTGCTGAAGGAAGGAATGGAGGTCACCGTGGACGCCGTGCGGGGAGTGGTCTACGAGGGCCGGGTGGCGCTGGGAACGGCTGCACCCGAAGCCAAGCCTGGAAGCCAAGCCATACCCGCCGATATCTGGCAGGAGCTGGCCCCGGTTACGGCCACCAAGATCTACATGAACCTGGGAGAGCCGGAGGCTATAGCGCGCTACAAGGATCTTCCCTTTGACGGCATAGGGCTCATGCGCACCGAGTTCATCTTCACCGATCACATCGGCGCCCACCCCATCTACCTCCTGCGCACCGGCCAGGAAAAGTTCTTCATCGACCGGCTGGCGGAGGGCATAGCTACCGTGGCCCAGGCCGTCTTTCCTCGCCCGGTGGTAGTGCGCTTCAGCGATTTCCGCACCAATGAGTTCCGGGGGCTGAAGGGCGGGGAAGAGGTAGAGCCGGTGGAGAACAACCCCATGATCGGCTGGCGGGGGGTTTCCCGCTACATATCCCCCGAGTACGAAGAGGGCTTCCGCCTGGAGTGCCGCGCCATGCGGAAGGTGCGGGAGCAATATCAACTTACCAACGTCTGGGCCATGCTCCCCTTCGTGCGCACCACCTGGGAAGTGGAGCAGGTGCTCAAGATCATGGCTGAGGAGGGACTTTCCTCCAATAACGACTTCAAGGTCTGGATCATGGCCGAAGTGCCGGCGGTGATCTTCCTGGCTGACCAGTTCTGCGCCTACGTGGACGGCTTCAGCATCGGCTCCAACGACCTCACCCAGCTCATCCTGGGGGCGGACCGCGATTCGGGCATCTTGGAACGGATGGGGTACTTCGACGAACGCAACCCGGCGGTAACCAGGGCCATTGCCCGGCTCATAGAGGTGGCGCACCAGCACGGCAAGACCGTTTCCATCTGCGGCCAGGGTCCCTCCGTTTACCCGGAGCTCACCGAATTCCTGGTGCGCTGCGGCATAGATAGTGTGAGCGTCAATCCCGACATGGTGGTGCGGACACGGCGGCTGGTGGCCAGCGTGGAGAAGAAGATCATCCTAGAGTCGTTGCGCCGTCTAAAGTAA
- a CDS encoding pyruvate, water dikinase regulatory protein: MVSVDGQPVIYIVSDSIGETAELVARAAASQFDSGKVEVRRIPFVNHPEEIPEIVSQAAEERAVIVFTLVMPQLRSILQEEAEKRGVKAVDILGPVLEALEASLGRPPRFEPGLMRKVDEEYFRRVEAIEFAVKYDDGKDPRGLSMADLVVLGVSRTGKTPLCMYLAHKKIRAANVPLVPEVPLPQELFSVPRDRLVGLTVQPEYLIQIRRERLKALGLPPDAEYARPERVYKELSYAEEVMRKLGCMVIDVTNKAVEETAGKVLEVYYRGLRYRPE; the protein is encoded by the coding sequence TTGGTGAGTGTGGACGGGCAACCGGTAATCTACATCGTTTCCGACTCCATCGGCGAAACGGCGGAGTTGGTGGCGCGGGCGGCGGCCAGCCAATTCGATTCCGGTAAGGTGGAGGTACGCCGCATCCCCTTCGTCAACCATCCGGAAGAGATCCCGGAGATAGTCTCCCAAGCGGCGGAGGAACGGGCGGTAATCGTCTTTACCCTAGTCATGCCTCAGCTGCGCTCGATCTTGCAGGAAGAGGCAGAGAAAAGGGGAGTTAAAGCGGTGGACATCCTTGGGCCGGTGCTGGAGGCGCTGGAGGCGTCTTTGGGCCGGCCGCCGCGTTTTGAACCGGGGCTTATGCGCAAGGTGGACGAGGAGTACTTCCGGCGGGTGGAGGCCATAGAGTTCGCCGTCAAATACGACGACGGTAAAGACCCTCGGGGCCTAAGCATGGCCGATCTGGTGGTCCTGGGAGTTTCCCGCACCGGCAAGACCCCGCTTTGCATGTACCTGGCCCACAAAAAGATAAGGGCGGCCAACGTGCCGCTGGTGCCGGAGGTTCCCCTGCCCCAGGAGCTCTTTTCCGTGCCCCGGGACCGGCTGGTGGGTCTCACGGTGCAGCCGGAGTACCTCATTCAGATCCGCCGAGAGAGGCTTAAGGCTTTAGGCCTCCCGCCGGACGCCGAGTACGCCCGGCCGGAGCGGGTCTATAAGGAACTTTCCTACGCCGAGGAGGTGATGCGCAAACTCGGCTGCATGGTCATCGACGTAACCAACAAGGCAGTAGAAGAGACGGCGGGCAAGGTGCTGGAGGTTTACTACCGGGGCTTGCGCTACCGCCCTGAGTGA
- a CDS encoding helix-turn-helix transcriptional regulator: MELTRRQEAILGIVKAEGPITSEQIAERLNVARATLRPDLALLTMAGLLEARPRVGYYYTGKSPYEVVANKIRRYRVKDLHSRPVVVSVETTVYDALITLFLEDVGTLFVVREGGFLEGVVSRKDFLKLAFGGQDFRSVPVSVIMTRRPHVITTTPEESAWEAARKIVVHEVDALPVVEPAASGQDLLVVGRFSKTNVTRLFVEMGEGR; the protein is encoded by the coding sequence ATGGAACTTACCCGGCGGCAGGAAGCCATCTTGGGGATAGTCAAGGCAGAAGGCCCCATAACCAGCGAGCAGATTGCCGAGCGGCTGAACGTGGCGCGGGCCACTCTGCGCCCCGACCTGGCCCTGCTCACCATGGCGGGGTTGCTGGAGGCCCGTCCCCGGGTGGGTTACTACTATACCGGCAAGTCTCCCTATGAAGTGGTGGCGAACAAGATCCGGCGCTACCGGGTCAAGGATCTCCATTCCCGGCCAGTGGTGGTCTCGGTGGAGACCACCGTCTACGATGCCCTGATAACCCTCTTCCTGGAAGACGTGGGCACGCTTTTCGTAGTGCGGGAAGGGGGCTTTCTGGAAGGAGTGGTTTCCCGCAAGGACTTCTTGAAGCTGGCCTTTGGGGGACAGGACTTCCGTTCGGTCCCGGTGAGTGTTATCATGACCCGCCGCCCCCACGTCATAACCACCACGCCGGAGGAGTCGGCCTGGGAGGCGGCGCGCAAGATCGTGGTCCACGAAGTAGACGCCCTGCCGGTGGTGGAGCCGGCCGCTTCCGGCCAGGACCTCCTGGTGGTGGGGCGTTTCAGCAAGACCAACGTTACCCGTCTTTTTGTAGAGATGGGAGAGGGGCGGTAG